The following is a genomic window from Chryseobacterium sp. StRB126.
TAGTTCCCGATTAAGATTCTTTGACAAAAGGAATTGATGTATTTCTTTTTCCTGAATAAGTGTAATCATATAAAAATGGTTATTAGTTTTTATTTTTTTTAATTGATATGTTTACTGACGATCAGTATTAAGGTTAAGGAAATCTTCCATTCTCAGCAGACTTTTCTTATGTTCATAAAAATTGAATAAAGTAAAAATCACCAAGCTTTGCAGTAAAAAAGGGATCAACAATGTAACCGCTACCATAAAGGTATTGGTATGATTCTGCTCTCTAAAAAACTGATAAGCATAATGCCCGTCCCTCAGCACCATTTGCAGCATAGATATTGTCCCTATCAGCAGTAATCCCATATTTTGCTGGTACATCGTATACAGGCATCTCCCTTTGTATTTAAAATCAGGTTTCATATATTTTCGGATTTTAAAATTCAGGATCCATGCCGTTCCCAGCACTAATAAAAATATTCCGTTCAATCCTTTGAAAAGAATGCTGTACGTTTCTACACTATTGGAAAGATAAATCAACAGCATATTGATTCCGAAAAACAGCAGTCCTATTAAAAAAGATTTTTTCAACAGACTGTTGTATTTTTCACGGATTACTTTCTTTGCGATCAATGGAATAGGTTCCCTAAAAAACATCCAGTATCCTGTGGCCGTAAATTCATCCTTCCATAATTCTTTTACTCGGGAAAGAGCTTCTTCAAAGCTGAGATTTTCCTCCAGTTCCCAATCCATGATCTGATTAATCATATGATCTTTAATCTCTATCTGGAGGTCCAGTGAAAGGTTTTTGGAAATAAGATACTCTGTAACCTTACTTTCCTGCACTGTGCTTATCATATGCTAAAAATAGATTGAAGATTTATCAGATAACTTTTCATCTCACTCTCCTGCTCTGCCTGCTGTTTCTTTCCTTTTTCAGTAAGCAGGTAGTATTTACGATCTCTTCCGTTTATTTTCTGAATTTCCGAAGTAATCATCCCATCGTTCTCCAGCTTATGAAGTAACGGATAAAGTGCTCCTTCTGTCATCTCAAGTTCACCCTGGGTAAGCTCTTTGGCTCTTTGGGTAATTTGGTAGCCATACATTTTAACCTCTTTTGAAAGCAACTTCAAAATAATGTTCTGTAACGTTCCTTTATAAAGACTGTTTTTTTTCATGGTGCTATTTTAATACATTGCAAACATATGCATAATTTTCTTATGCATTAAATTTATTTTAAAATTTTTATTTTGCCTTATGAAAAAGATGTACTTCATTGCAATTTACCCACCTGAGGAAATCATTAAGGAGATTAGGGACTTTAAAAGAGATATGGCTATTTTTTATCATAGTTCTCAGGCGCTAAAAAATGATGCCCATATCACCCTTTTCCCTCCTTTCTCCAGAGAACCGGAATTAGAGGAAGATATTCACGCTGCTTTTCAGAAAATTAATACCAGTCTTCCGCCATTTGAAATTGAATTGAATGGTTTCGGTAGTTTTCCCAATCCCAAAAATCCGGTGATCTTTGTGCATCCTGAAGATAATATTCGCTTAACAGATCTTTACAACAGGGTAAAACAACAGTTTAGCTTTGCAAAATATTCTTTCACCCCTCATATGACCATAGGCTACAGAGATTTGAGTTGGGAAAATTATCTTAAAGCCTGAGAAAAATATCAACACAAGGAATACAAAACGAAATTTTTAGTTGATAAAATCCTATTGTTACGCCATGATGGGAATTGGGTTCCTATTGCAGAGAAAAAGCTAAAGAAATCAACTAGCTAGTTGATTTCTTTTGGCTTAAATTTATTCTTTTATAATCTTTTGGGAAATAATAATGTTTTTGTTTTCAATGATATTCATCAGATAAGTTCCTGTCGGAAAATTTTTAATATCAATTTTGATTGATGCGGGCTCGCTTAGCTCAAACTTATTAGGAATATGTTTTCCTGAAGCATCATATATTTCAACATTCACATTTTTCGAGAAGTCATTTTTTCCTTTTACATAAAATTCACCTGTTGTTGGGTTCGGATAGATACTGAATCTTCTTTCTTCTGCATTCACTTCAGAAAGTCCAAGGGTAGATTTTATTAATGTCCAAGAAACATTTGTAATATGTATACTGCTATGATTATCCACTTTCAAAAGAGGATTGTTATCTACAACAGAAAAGAGTAATGTATTACTTCCCGCATTAAGTTGTGAAGGGCTCAGAGTAAGTGTATTTCCCGTGGCTGTAAGTGTGGTTCCGTTCAACTAAAGTATTAGGAACAGGAAGTATTTCATTCACTGTGAAGGTAACATCCGCTGAAGCATTTACTGAAGATGTATTGGCCGGTGTAAAAGAATCCACAGGAGAAACCAATGAATGAATTTTTTCAATGATCGTTTCTTTACACACGGAACAAAATTCTCTATCAAGAAATCTCATTTCGCAATTCTCATGAGGTCTGAACCATGTTGGGCTCTCTGTATACGGATTGATTCCTATTCCATTTATTCCGATCCAGTTTTTCCATTTTATTGTAGCAGGGTTGGAGTTCTGAGTTTTATTGGGAGATTCAAGTGAACCTGCAAACCAATATTCATCGGCTAACTCCCCAAATGAGTGTCCTAATTCATGAACTACAATCTCATTGGATGCAGCCGCTAAAGAAACAAAAGCATAAGTGCCGCCACAGCCTCCATATTCTGTGGAGTTACCTAATATGTATGTAATATCATAATCAGGAATATTAGCAGCAAGTACCTGTCCTACTTTATTAGTGGTATTACTGTACATACATCTGTGAACTCCGAAATCAAATGAAGAACCAAGATAGTTGTTGGGATTAGATACAGGAATTACCGGCTCAATAACATCTGTAGCAGTTCCCGGGTGCTTTACTCCAGATTCTGTGGAGACAACTTTAACAGCATAGGCATTGAAGTAATTTTTATACTGATTATAGGGGCTTTTTGTAAAAAGATAATTTATAGTAGTAGTAGTAGTAGTAGCTGATGTAGTAAATGCAGCTTGTTCAGAAGTGGTAAATCCATCTCCTAGTACAGCAATTACTACACGTTTATTATTATCCCCATTTTGTAAAAGAGGAACCGTTTCAAATACCTGAGCAAAACAACTGCTACTAATCAAAAGGGAAAATAAAACTTTTTTCATAATGATAGTTTTTGAGTGAATAATAGTTGAGCTCCTGACTCTGTTACTTTCTCAATTTTTACAAGTTTGATATTTTCAGAATAAGAAAACCTTGCACTGAACTCCGCGTTCTGAAGAGATGCTTTTTGTCTTGTAATTCCTTCTTTTTCGTAAACTTCTAATTCAGGGTTGAGCGGATTTTTTATAAGCTGTTGGGCTATTTCTCTTCCTCCCGATTCTGCAAGTGTAATGATATAGTCGCCTTTTTGGGCTTCATTTCTTTTAAAAGAAACAATGAATTTCAATCTTCCATTTGAAATTCTGCTGTTTTGGAGGACGATTTTGTCAATCCCTGATTGATCTTTATCTGCCTTAAAAAACAGATAAATAATTCTGTCATTTTCTGTTGCAACAGAGGTATTAGCGGATAACTCTGTCTCACTTTTTTTTTGAAAACTACATAATAAAAGAGTGAGAATGATTAGACCATTGAATATTTTTTTCATAATCAATTTTTATTTAAAATTAATAAAGTCTTCAAACAATTTCAATCAAAAACAGAAAAAAAACAAAAATACACAGAAAAAACACCAAAACAGTCAATGTAAAAATGAAAATTTTAAATATAATTAAATATTTAAAATATATTTTTCCACTCTTTAAAATGTGAGAAAGCCCTATCTTTGCCCCCAATGATTGCAGAGAAGATAATTTTAGGTATTGATCCCGGAACCGCTATTATGGGATTTGGTCTCATTTCCGTTAAAAAAGGTAAAATGGAAATGGTTTCTATTCATGAACTAATTCTGAAAAAATACCCCAACCATGAGACCAAACTAAAATATATTTTTGAAAAAACTTTAGCGCTTATTGATGAATATCATCCTGATGAAGTAGCACTTGAAGCTCCATTCTTTGGAAAAAACGTACAAAGTATGCTGAAACTAGGCCGTGCTCAAGGAGTCGCTATGGCAGCTAGCTTGTACAGAAATATTCCTATTACAGAATATTCTCCTAAAAAAATCAAAATGGCCATCACCGGAAATGGTAATGCCAGCAAAGAACAGGTAGCAGGAATGCTTCAGAATCTTCTTAATCTAAAGGAGTTTCCAACAAAATATTTAGATGCTTCCGATGGTCTTGCTGTTGCTGTATGTCATCATTTTAATTCTGGAACCATTACGGATACAAAATCGTATTCTGGATGGGATAGCTTTTTGAAGCAAAATCCGGATAGGCTAAAGTAAGTACTTTTATGAGATGCATAAAAAAGTTACTTAATCTAATATCAATGGAATTTTCTTTGTTTTTAAAATACCATGAAATATTTTAATATTATTTTTTTTCAAAGAGTCTAACTGCTCTTCTGGCAAATACTTTTTTACCTCAGTCCTGTCAAAGTTTAATTCTACCTGAATAAAATAGTCCTTTTTTTTATCAAAAGTATAGTAAGCACCTGAAGACTCTAAATCCTTTTTAAAAATTGAAATTTTCTTTGAGATTGTCTTTTCTTTATCTGGAGCCAAAACAAATTTTGATTTTGTAATGACCTTATATGTCTTTGTTCCCCAATAGTCAATCTTAACACCTTGATTCAAAAGTTTTTTCCATAGTAAAGAATCTTTGCGTTCATTGAGTATAAACTGATCCATTTCTTTTCCTCTAGGTTGTTCCCTATCAATATAAACTGTACTCACAATGGGTTCTTTACCTTCTTTATCTGTTATTAATATCGTTCCTCCTAAATACCCCCAGCCTCCGCTATTAATAAATGAAGGCGGATAAAAAATATACTTTACACCTGTATCATTATTGATCACAAAACAAGAGTTTTTATTTGTCTGATATTCTGCATCACAAAAGTTGAGTGCTATGCATGTTCGAGTGCAGCTTAGACACATCGTAAGAACCATGAATAACAAGATCTGTTTCATACTTTATTTTCGAATTTTAATGAAAATCTATTGATCATCTTTTAAAATAAATCCAGTCGCTACTTATATTATCGCAATTTTTACAAATACTTGTTTCTAAAGAAACTTTAAACCGATACCATTTATCTTTTTTTAAAGAATAAGTACTGCTTAGTATCCTGAATTTATATTGCTTTATCATATCCTTTTTGAGTAAGAATTTATAAGGAAAACATGGTTGTATAAAGCAGTCAAAATGTTTCCTGGCAAAATCTATATCCTCATATACTCCGGCTTCAGTATCACTTTTCTGAAATGCAGTAACCACCAGAGCATTATTATCAATCTTTTCCGAAACTTTAATTGGTGTTTTATTAGGATTTCCGATTTCAAGAATAACCTCTCCTGTATGAATATTATCAAGATTCAATTTATAAGTATACTCTGTTCTTTCCTGTCTTAGGCAGATCATAGGTATTAAAATAAAAAGGAAGATAGCTATTGGTTTCATAAGCTTATACAGTTTGAAAAATAAATTAATCAGATATTACTTCTCATCAATTTAATCTATCCAAGAATAGTATTTCAATCACAAGTCTCATTTTAACAATCAATTATATTAATTCCTTACTGAGACAAGAAACGAGCCTTCTACACATAGAAATAAAATTAATCAATTTTTTTAATACGTGAAACCATCGTCTCAACAAGTTATTTAAAGCCAACAGTTAAATTACTTGGTAAAACATAATACTATCTTTTACATTGGTATGATTTTTAATATTACCTTTGTATAAATTTTCTATGATGAAAACAAACCAACAAACTATAAATCAAACGAATCATAAAATAAATTGGTTCCAGAAGTTCCTGATGGTATGCTCCGGTGGGAATATTCATATTTTAAGAAAGACTCCGAGTGAATGGAATAAATTTTCCGGTATTGGAGGTATTGTGCTTTTCACTGCCGTGTTTGCTACTTTATCAGCAGGTTATGCCATGTATACCGTATTTGATGATATCTGGGCAGCAGTAGGATTTGGAATTTTATGGGGATTAATGATTTTTAATCTTGACCGGTATATTGTGTCTTCCATCAAAAAAACCGGAACATGGTGGAATCAGATATTGATGTCTATTCCCCGTTTAATCCTTGCTACATTTTTAGGAATTATTATTTCAAAACCTTTAGAGCTTAAAATCTTTGAAAAGGAGGTGAATAAACAACTGAACACCATTATTCAAAGAAATAAAAAACAACTTCAGGGTGAAATGAGCGGAAGAATTCTTCAGCAGAGCGGCCCTTTTGAAACGGAAAAGAAACAAATCGCAGAAAAAACTGCCCTATATCAACAGTCATACGATTCTGCAGCTGTAGAACTTGAAAAGGAAATTTTGGGGAAAGAGTCCGGTTTAACCAGTGGAAAAGAAGGATTCGGGCCGAATGCTAAGCGCAAGCAGCAATTGAAGGAGCAACGCAGACAGGATCTTGAAAACTATCAAAAACAGGTAGCTCCAAGACTGGCATATCTGGATCAGGAAATTTCAAAGGTGTATACCAATCTTGAAACTGAAAGAAAGTCTACAGAAACCTTTGAAGATAAATTTAACGGTTTTGCTGCCCGACTTCAGGCTTTGGACGAACTCGGTAAAAGCTCAGCCATCATAGGATTGGCAGCCACTTTTATCATGGGTTTATTTATCTGTCTTGAAATCTCACCGGTTCTGGTAAAACTAATTTCTCATGTTGGACCTTACGACTATCTTTTAGAAAAAACAGAAAACGACTTCAGATTATATTCGAAGGAAAAAATTGAAAAGGGAAATGCTCTAACTGATTTCAGAGTTGAAGATTTCAAGGATAATCTAAAAAAATAGTGTATTTTTCATCCATGATTATTGATAAAGAAGAAATCCAGAAGAAAAAGAAAAAGCTGGACGATTGTAAGGCTTATCTTAAAAAAGAATTTATTGGCATAGATAAGATCATCGATGATATCATGGAATATCTGCAGATCTGGTATCTGATGCCTGAGATCCTAACCCGCCCTGTAGTTATCAATCTATGGGGAATGACCGGAGTGGGAAAAACCGACCTGGTAAGAAAAATGGTTCGTTTTCTTGATTTTCAAAACCGTTTTGTGGAGATTGAATTAAGCAATACGGATGAAACTTCATGGAGTAAAAGCGTTTCCGATATCTTACAAAGTAATGGACTAAGTGATGAGAAGCCAAGCATCGCCCTTTTCGACGAGATCCAACGTTTTAATACTATAGATCCGGATGGCATTCCGGTTCCACAAACCAAATTCACTGATTTTTGGGAACTTTTAAGTGATGGGCGCCTAAGCAAAAGAGAACGGGAAGATCTTGAACATTATTTATTCTCTTACCTTTTCCGAAAGAAAGAAAATGACAGACGAAAACTAAATGGAGAAATAGAACTGGATGAAAATCCGTACCTGAACTTATGGGATGCCAAAGAATTAAAAAAATACCTCAGCATGGATGATGATGTGATGAGCATCATTGACATGAAAGAGGAAGACATGATTAAGCTGATCCGAAAAAAGCAGAAAGAAAAGAAAATCTATGAACCCGTGGATTACAGCAAGATGCTTATCATCATCAGCGGAAATCTGGATGAAGCCTTTCAGATGTCAAAAGAAACCAGTGAAGCAGATGTGGATGCCAATATTTACCATGCATTCACTAAAAAAATAACAGTTGTTGATATTAAAAATGCCCTAGCCAGAAAATTCCGTCCTGAGCAGGTAGCCAGATTCGGGAATATTCATCTAATTTATTTTTCATTAAAAACCGAGGATTTTCATACATTGATCCAAAGAGAGATCAATAATCTGAAACATCAAACAAAAACAAAATTCGGAGTTTCTTTAAAAATAAATAAAGCCATCAACGAGCTGATCTACAGAAATGGAGTATTTCCCGTTCAGGGAGTTCGTCCTGTATTCAGCAGTGTTGTGGATATTTTGGATACCAACCTCAGCAAGTTCTTGTTTGAGGCCATTATTCATGATGATAAAAACATCGAAATCAATTATCTTCAGGAGAAAAAAATTATTGCAGGAAAGATTGGTAACAGGATCATTGAAATTCCTTATCTGGGAAGAATTGACAGCATACGACAAGCCAACCAACAAGATGCTATAGCCAATATCAGTGTTCATGAATGTGGACATGCAGTCTCTTATATGCTATACACAGGCTTTGCCCCATTACAGCTTAAAAGTAAGGTAGCAAGCAGCTATGCAGCCGGCTTTACTTTCCCACACCAAA
Proteins encoded in this region:
- a CDS encoding T9SS type A sorting domain-containing protein is translated as MNGTTLTATGNTLTLSPSQLNAGSNTLLFSVVDNNPLLKVDNHSSIHITNVSWTLIKSTLGLSEVNAEERRFSIYPNPTTGEFYVKGKNDFSKNVNVEIYDASGKHIPNKFELSEPASIKIDIKNFPTGTYLMNIIENKNIIISQKIIKE
- a CDS encoding PadR family transcriptional regulator, whose translation is MKKNSLYKGTLQNIILKLLSKEVKMYGYQITQRAKELTQGELEMTEGALYPLLHKLENDGMITSEIQKINGRDRKYYLLTEKGKKQQAEQESEMKSYLINLQSIFSI
- a CDS encoding 2'-5' RNA ligase family protein — protein: MKKMYFIAIYPPEEIIKEIRDFKRDMAIFYHSSQALKNDAHITLFPPFSREPELEEDIHAAFQKINTSLPPFEIELNGFGSFPNPKNPVIFVHPEDNIRLTDLYNRVKQQFSFAKYSFTPHMTIGYRDLSWENYLKA
- the ruvC gene encoding crossover junction endodeoxyribonuclease RuvC; its protein translation is MIAEKIILGIDPGTAIMGFGLISVKKGKMEMVSIHELILKKYPNHETKLKYIFEKTLALIDEYHPDEVALEAPFFGKNVQSMLKLGRAQGVAMAASLYRNIPITEYSPKKIKMAITGNGNASKEQVAGMLQNLLNLKEFPTKYLDASDGLAVAVCHHFNSGTITDTKSYSGWDSFLKQNPDRLK
- a CDS encoding DUF4407 domain-containing protein — encoded protein: MKTNQQTINQTNHKINWFQKFLMVCSGGNIHILRKTPSEWNKFSGIGGIVLFTAVFATLSAGYAMYTVFDDIWAAVGFGILWGLMIFNLDRYIVSSIKKTGTWWNQILMSIPRLILATFLGIIISKPLELKIFEKEVNKQLNTIIQRNKKQLQGEMSGRILQQSGPFETEKKQIAEKTALYQQSYDSAAVELEKEILGKESGLTSGKEGFGPNAKRKQQLKEQRRQDLENYQKQVAPRLAYLDQEISKVYTNLETERKSTETFEDKFNGFAARLQALDELGKSSAIIGLAATFIMGLFICLEISPVLVKLISHVGPYDYLLEKTENDFRLYSKEKIEKGNALTDFRVEDFKDNLKK
- a CDS encoding AAA family ATPase, with the translated sequence MIIDKEEIQKKKKKLDDCKAYLKKEFIGIDKIIDDIMEYLQIWYLMPEILTRPVVINLWGMTGVGKTDLVRKMVRFLDFQNRFVEIELSNTDETSWSKSVSDILQSNGLSDEKPSIALFDEIQRFNTIDPDGIPVPQTKFTDFWELLSDGRLSKREREDLEHYLFSYLFRKKENDRRKLNGEIELDENPYLNLWDAKELKKYLSMDDDVMSIIDMKEEDMIKLIRKKQKEKKIYEPVDYSKMLIIISGNLDEAFQMSKETSEADVDANIYHAFTKKITVVDIKNALARKFRPEQVARFGNIHLIYFSLKTEDFHTLIQREINNLKHQTKTKFGVSLKINKAINELIYRNGVFPVQGVRPVFSSVVDILDTNLSKFLFEAIIHDDKNIEINYLQEKKIIAGKIGNRIIEIPYLGRIDSIRQANQQDAIANISVHECGHAVSYMLYTGFAPLQLKSKVASSYAAGFTFPHQIHDTKESLLDRIKIYLAGGIAEEIIFGDQHASIGRSHDREQATSLAIDFIRKYGFEEDFQATYNLEAYPHRMQQHITDERIEKLMQELVQKTREDLILHLDLLKNMSKTLSEKGSMSPKEIYDIAVKHQLEVSIKEEGYLHIINYHDLLNS
- a CDS encoding M64 family metallopeptidase, which produces MKKVLFSLLISSSCFAQVFETVPLLQNGDNNKRVVIAVLGDGFTTSEQAAFTTSATTTTTTINYLFTKSPYNQYKNYFNAYAVKVVSTESGVKHPGTATDVIEPVIPVSNPNNYLGSSFDFGVHRCMYSNTTNKVGQVLAANIPDYDITYILGNSTEYGGCGGTYAFVSLAAASNEIVVHELGHSFGELADEYWFAGSLESPNKTQNSNPATIKWKNWIGINGIGINPYTESPTWFRPHENCEMRFLDREFCSVCKETIIEKIHSLVSPVDSFTPANTSSVNASADVTFTVNEILPVPNTLVERNHTYSHGKYTYSEPFTT